One window of Chionomys nivalis chromosome 18, mChiNiv1.1, whole genome shotgun sequence genomic DNA carries:
- the Hipk1 gene encoding homeodomain-interacting protein kinase 1 isoform X5 produces MNGVVIPQTPIAVDFWSLRRAGTARLFFLSHMHSDHTVGLSSTWARPLYCSPITAHLLHRHLQVSKQWIRALEVGESHVLPLDEIGQETMTVTLLDANHCPGSVMFLFEGYFGTILYTGDFRYTPSMLKEPALSLGKQIDTLYLDNTNCNPALVLPTRQEATRQIVQLIRQFPQHNIKIGLYSLGKESLLEQLALEFRTWVVLNPRRLELVQLLGLADVFTVEEKAGRIHAVDHTEICHSAMLQWNKTHPTIAILPTSRPIRSPHPGVYTIPYSDHSSYSELRAFVAALRPCQVVPIVRRQPCGEFFEDSLSPRLSVPLIPHSVQQYMCSSPRKTNMLWQLERRLKRPRIQGVVFESPEEKADQGKVDRDSKKHKKENLSPQPGDPEKLCLHPLQPRKQLFPDFSRKECEEPVLLCDSKKMATVLTAPLQFSVHLQPADEFNSAETREEIGLGSPMIPRGGNGSPARGNQRSLVDYDSPLSHVSKDTHPAAESRGLALKYLLTPVNFFRARFSSRNFDQQVEKYQKSTV; encoded by the exons ATGAACGGGGTCGTGATCCCCCAAACGCCCATTGCTGTGGACTTTTGGAGCCTGCGCCGTGCTGGTACCGCGCGGCTGTTCTTCTTATCCCACATGCACTCCGACCACACGGTGGGCTTGTCTAGCACTTGGGCACGGCCCCTCTACTGCTCCCCAATCACTGCCCACCTCCTCCACCGTCACCTACAG GTGTCTAAGCAGTGGATCCGAGCGCTGGAGGTTGGTGAGAGCCATGTATTGCCTCTCGACGAAATTGGGCAAGAAACCATGACTGTAACCCTTCTAGATGCCAACCACTGCCCTGGTTCCGTCATGTTTCTCTTTGAAGGATACTTTGGAACAATCCTCTACACAG GTGATTTTCGATATACACCATCCATGCTGAAGGAGCCTGCCCTGAGTCTGGGGAAACAAATTGATACTTTATATCTCGACAACACCAATTGCAATCCAGCCCTGGTTCTTCCTACCCGACAAGAAGCTACTAGGCAGATTGTCCAGCTCATTCGGCAGTTCCCGCAACATAACATAAAGATTG GACTCTATAGCCTAGGAAAAGAATCATTGTTGGAGCAACTTGCTCTCGAGTTTCGGACCTGGGTGGTACTGAATCCTCGACGCCTGGAGTTGGTACAGCTGCTGGGCCTCGCGGATGTGTTCACGGTTGAGGAAAAAGCTGGGCGCATCCATGCTGTAGACCATACGGAGATCTGCCACTCTGCCATGCTTCAGTGGAACAAGACTCACCCTACCATTGCCATTCTTCCCACAAGCCGGCCAATACGGAGCCCTCATCCAGGCGTCTACACCATCCCTTACTCGGACCATTCGTCTTACTCCGAGCTGCGGGCTTTCGTTGCGGCTCTGCGGCCCTGCCAGGTGGTGCCCATTGTCCGTCGGCAGCCTTGTGGAGAGTTCTTTGAGGACAGCTTGAGTCCCAGGCTCTCTGTACCCCTGATTCCACACTCGGTACAACAATACATGTGTTCCTCCCCTAGGAAAACAAACATGCTCTGGCAGTTAGAAAGGAGACTAAAGAGGCCAAGAATCCAGGGTGTTGTGTTTGAATCCCCTGAGGAAAAAGCTGATCAGGGGAAAGTTGACAGAGACTCAAAGAAGCACAAGAAAGAAAACCTCTCTCCCCAGCCCGGGGACCCTGAGAAGCTCTGCCTGCACCCTCTGCAGCCCAGGAAGCAGTTGTTCCCAGACTTCTCCAGGAAAGAGTGTGAAGAGCCGGTCCTTCTTTGTGACTCCAAGAAGATGGCGACTGTGTTGACTGCTCCTTTGCAATTTTCTGTGCACTTACAGCCTGCAGATGAGTTTAACTCTGCAGAAACCAGGGAGGAAATTGGCTTAGGGTCCCCCATGATACCTAGGGGCGGCAATGGCTCACCAGCTCGAGGGAACCAAAGAAGCCTGGTAGACTATGATTCTCCCCTGTCTCACGTTAGCAAAGACACTCATCCAGCTGCCGAGTCCAGGGGCCTGGCGCTAAAATACCTTCTTACTCCAGTGAATTTCTTTCGAGCCAGGTTCTCTTCTAGGAACTTTGACCAGCAAGTGGAAAAGTACCAGAAGAGTACAGTGTAA
- the Ap4b1 gene encoding AP-4 complex subunit beta-1, translating to MPYLGSEEVVKELKKALCNPHIQADRLRYRNVIQRVIRHMTQGLDMSGVFMEMVKASATVDIVQKKLVYLYMGTYAPLKPDLALLAINTLCKDCSDPNPMVRGLALRSMCSLRMPGVQEYIQQPILNGLRDKASYVRRVAVLGCAKMHNLHGDSEVDGALVNELYSLLRDQDPIVVVNCLRSLEEILKQEGGVVINKPIAHHLLNRMPKLDQWGQAEVLNFLLRYQPRSEEELFDILNLLDSYLKSSSTGVVMGATKLFLTLAKNFPHVQTDVLVRVKGPLLAACSSESRELCFAALCHVRQVLHSLPGHFSGHYKKFFCSYSEPHYIKLQKVEVLCELVNDENVQQVLEELRGYCTDVSADFAQAAIFAIGSIAKTYTDQCVQILTELLGLRQEHITTVVVQTFRDLVWLCPQCTEAVCQALPGCEENIQDTEGKQALIWLLGVHGEKIPNAPYVLEEFVENVKSETFAAVKMELLTALMRLFLLRPAECQDMLGRLLHYCIEEEKDMAVRDRGLFYYRLLLIGIDKVKQILCSPKSDPSLGLLEDQPERPVNSWASDFNTLVPVYGKAHWATISKCQKGEPRHLELPPNASLATPGHLISEENKEGIQESPDPEALVLVPNLQLTAEYFEKTWLSLKVAHQQVFPWQGEVQPDTLQMALRVVNIQTIAMSRAGAKPWKAYLSAQDDTGCVFLTELLLKPENSEMQTSVKQSVVRTETLRGFVSVLETVIGTIGDITS from the exons ATGCCATACCTTGGCTCCGAGGAGGTGGTGAAGGAACTGAAGAAGGCTCTCTGTAACCCTCATATTCAGGCTGATAGGCTGCGCTACCGGAATGTCATCCAGCGAGTTATTAG GCACATGACTCAGGGCTTGGACATGTCTGGTGTTTTCATGGAAATGGTGAAGGCCAGTGCCACTGTAGATATTGTTCAGAAAAAGTTGGTTTATCTGTATATGGGCACATACGCACCTTTGAAACCAGACCTGGCGCTCTTGGCTATCAATACACTATGCAAAGACTGCTCCGATCCCAACCCAATGGTGCGAGGACTGGCTCTACGGAGCATGTGCAGCCTCAG GATGCCTGGTGTGCAGGAATATATCCAACAGCCTATTCTTAATGGTCTGCGGGATAAGGCTTCCTATGTCAGAAGAGTGGCAGTCCTTGGCTGTGCCAAGATGCATAATCTTCATGGAGACTCTGAAGTGG ATGGTGCTCTAGTCAATGAGTTATACAGCCTCCTGCGTGACCAGGATCCAATTGTGGTTGTGAACTGTCTGAGGTCTCTAGAGGAAATTTTAAAACAGGAAGGAGGTGTTGTCATTAATAAGCCCATTGCCCACCATCTCTTAAATAG AATGCCGAAACTGGATCAATGGGGCCAGGCTGAAGTATTGAACTTTCTGCTCCGCTACCAACCCCGCAGCGAGGAGGAACTGTTTGATATTCTCAATTTGTTGGACAGCTATCTCAAGAGCAGCAGCACAGGTGTGGTGATGGGAGCCACCAAACTCTTTCTGACCTTGGCAAAAAACTTCCCCCATGTACAAACTGATGTGCTTGTACGAGTCAAGGGACCCCTGCTAGCTGCCTGTTCTTCAGAGAGTCGTGAGCTCTGCTTCGCTGCTCTCTGTCATGTCCGCCAAGTCTTGCATAGTTTGCCAGGTCACTTTAGCGGTCACTACAAAAAGTTCTTCTGCTCCTACTCGGAGCCCCACTACATCAAGCTTCAGAAGGTGGAGGTGCTGTGTGAGCTGGTGAATGACGAGAACGTGCAGCAGGTGCTAGAAGAGCTCCGAGGATACTGCACTGATGTGTCTGCTGACTTTGCACAGGCTGCCATCTTTGCCATAG GTAGCATTGCCAAGACTTACACAGACCAGTGTGTACAGATTCTAACAGAGTTGCTGGGGCTCCGACAAGAGCACATCACTACAG TGGTGGTGCAGACTTTCCGAGACCTGGTGTGGCTGTGCCCTCAGTGTACTGAAGCTGTGTGTCAGGCCCTGCCTGGCTGTGAGGAGAACATTCAAGACACTGAG GGGAAACAGGCACTTATTTGGTTACTTGGGGTCCATGGGGAAAAAATCCCCAATGCTCCTTATGTGTTGGAGGAGTTTGTAGAAAATGTGAAGTCGGAGACATTTGCTGCCGTTAAGATGGAGCTGCTGACTGCACTAATGCGCCTTTTCCTCTTGCGCCCTGCGGAGTGCCAGGACATGCTGGGACGGCTGTTACATTACTGTATAG aggaagaaaaggataTGGCTGTACGAGACCGAGGTCTCTTCTATTATCGTCTCCTGTTAATTGGCATTGATAAAGTTAAGCAGATCCTGTGTAGTCCTAAGTCTGACCCTTCTCTGGGACTTTTGGAGGATCAGCCAGAACGACCTGTGAATAGCTGGGCTTCAGATTTCAACACACTGGTGCCAGTGTATGGCAAAGCCCACTGGGCAACTATCTCTAAATGCCAGAAGGGAGAGCCTCGTCACCTTGAGCTGCCTCCCAATGCATCCTTGGCCACACCAG GTCACTTGATTTCTgaagagaacaaagaaggaatACAAGAATCTCCTGATCCTGAAGCTCTCGTGCTGGTCCCCAATCTCCAGCTTACTGCTGAGTATTTTGAGAAAACATGGCTTAGCCTCAAAGTTGCTCATCAACAGGTGTTTCCTTGGCAGGGAGAAGTCCAGCCCGACACTCTTCAAATGGCTCTAAGAGTAGTGAACATTCAGACCATCGCCATGAGCAGGGCTGGAGCAAAGCCCTGGAAAGCCTACCTCAGCGCTCAGGATGACACTGGCTGTGTCTTCTTAACTGAACTGCTGCTGAAGCCTGAGAACTCGGaaatgcagacctctgtgaagCAGAGCGTGGTGAGGACTGAAACACTGCGTGGGTTCGTGTCTGTGCTAGAGACTGTGATTGGAACCATCGGAGACATAACATCTTAA
- the LOC130890075 gene encoding 60S acidic ribosomal protein P1-like: MASASELAYIYSALILHPGKVVVMEDKISVLISEAGTNAEPFWPGLFAKGLANVSTGSLAAPAGGPAFSTTAAPAEEKKVEEKKEDSKASDDDMGFGVFHSIFC, encoded by the coding sequence ATGGCCTCCGCCTCTGAGCTCGCCTATATCTACTCTGCCCTCATCCTCCACCCTGGCAAGGTGGTGGTCATGGAGGATAAGATCAGCGTCCTCATTAGTGAAGCCGGCACCAATGCTGAACCTTTCTGGCCTGGCTTGTTTGCAAAGGGCCTCGCCAACGTCAGCACTGGCAGTCTCGCCGCACCAGCAGGCGGTCCTGCCTTCTCCACCACTGCTGCCCCAGCTGAGGAGAagaaagtggaagaaaagaaggaagactcCAAGGCTTCTGATGACGACATGGGCTTTGGTGTTTTTCACTCAATATTTTGTTAA